The Arachis hypogaea cultivar Tifrunner chromosome 16, arahy.Tifrunner.gnm2.J5K5, whole genome shotgun sequence genome contains a region encoding:
- the LOC140180068 gene encoding uncharacterized protein — translation MADFVILRDSTAYNIILGRKTINDLGAAISTKLLVMKFITDDRSVGSLRGDLETAVACDHASLSLRKKSKEASGVFLADLDARVDDKPRPEPEADLEKFRVGEEDDKFTFINRNLPHEIKEPLMEMIRANADLFAWTPADMPGIDPQLMSHHLAVKAGAKPVAQRRRKMSQERAEEVAKQTASLLEAGFIRELDYSTWLSNVVLVKKHNGRWRMCVDYSDLNKACPKDCYPLPNIDALVDAAAGYSRSLCG, via the coding sequence ATGGCAGACTTTGTAATATTACGAGATTCGACGGCTTataacatcatcctggggagaaagACCATTAACGACCTGGGGGCAGCTATCAGTACGAAACTACTGGTGATGAAGTTCATCACCGATGACAGATCCGTGGGATCCCTCAGGGGCGACTTGGAAACGGCGGTCGCTTGCGACCACGCCAGCCTTTCTCTCAGGAAAAAATCCAAAGAAGCGTCAGGGGTCTTCCTGGCCGACCTGGATGCCAGGGTAGACGACAAACCCAGACCAGAGCCAGAAGCAGACTTGGAAAAGTTCAGAGTCGGCGAGGAGGACGATAAATTCACATTCATAAACAGAAACCTCCCCCACGAGATAAAGGAGCCTTTGATGGAAATGATCAGGGCCaatgccgacctctttgcctggacacCTGCTGACATGCCCGGGATAGATCCCCAGCTCATGTCGCATCACCTGGCCGTAAAGGCAGGAGCCAAACCAGTGGCccagagaaggagaaaaatgtcGCAGGAAAGGGCGGAAGAGGTGGCCAAGCAAACGGCCAGCCTCTTAGAAGCGGGATTCATCCGGGAACTGGACTACTCGACTTGGTTGTCGAATGTAGTTCTGGTTAAAAAACACAATGGGAGATGGAGAATGTGTGTGGACTACTCTGACCTCAACAAGGCCTgtcccaaggactgctaccccctgCCTAATATTGATGCACTCGTCGACGCAGCGGCGGGGTACAG